In the Phaseolus vulgaris cultivar G19833 chromosome 7, P. vulgaris v2.0, whole genome shotgun sequence genome, one interval contains:
- the LOC137828933 gene encoding uncharacterized protein produces the protein MPQLDLETLVSACTTGCSDQKIACADNDHSDLPPESFWLSGDAEYDWWDRHAVYQRNESTKGNSISSKNLNAGSNNNSQRFSENLKSKAAIIGLPKPRKTSCADVKSRRNRRLENARLFPKRSASVSGKSENSVVEPSSPKVSCIGRVRSKRDRNRSLRTRQRSISSTATGTTSVTAVTVTRQKSKRSQRKKPGFFQSVRAIFQTGRRGKSVQKPDLQPGDSASKQKRSFGKKASGSTGGSTERRVV, from the coding sequence ATGCCACAGCTCGATTTGGAGACGCTGGTTTCTGCATGCACCACCGGTTGCTCTGACCAAAAAATCGCCTGCGCCGATAACGACCATTCAGACTTGCCGCCGGAATCGTTCTGGCTCTCCGGTGACGCCGAGTACGACTGGTGGGACCGCCACGCCGTTTACCAGAGGAACGAATCCACTAAAGGAAACTCAATTTCCTCCAAGAACTTGAACGCCGGCTCCAACAACAACTCGCAGCGATTCTCCGAGAATCTGAAATCCAAAGCCGCGATTATCGGCTTGCCTAAGCCACGGAAAACCTCCTGCGCCGACGTAAAGAGCCGTCGCAATCGCCGACTTGAAAACGCCAGGCTCTTCCCGAAACGGAGCGCGTCTGTCAGCGGAAAATCGGAAAACTCCGTTGTGGAACCCTCGTCGCCGAAGGTCTCCTGCATAGGGAGAGTGAGATCCAAGCGCGACCGGAATCGGTCACTAAGAACTCGCCAGAGATCAATCTCCTCCACCGCCACCGGCACTACCTCCGTCACCGCCGTTACCGTCACGAGGCAAAAATCCAAGCGGAGCCAGAGGAAGAAACCTGGATTCTTCCAAAGCGTTCGCGCTATATTCCAAACTGGTCGCAGGGGAAAATCAGTTCAGAAACCGGACCTTCAGCCCGGGGATTCAGCTTCGAAGCAGAAACGGAGCTTTGGCAAGAAAGCGAGTGGGAGCACTGGTGGCAGCACGGAACGACGCGTTGTTTGA
- the LOC137829314 gene encoding uncharacterized protein, which yields MTDLTIRKVLQKLDIAGRMIRWAVELSEFDVQYEPQGSIKGQVYVDFMVELSSKDFQPNPNSFQWVLSVDGSSNQQGSRAGAILERPNGFLIKQDLKFTFKASNNQTEYEALIAGMLLAKELGAQSLLVKNDSLLVTEQVTGEYQVEDPQLALYLKYVRILRVAFSTFDHFHVSR from the coding sequence ATGACCGACCTAACCATCCGTAAAGTCCTCCAAAAACTTGATATAGCAGGTCGGATGATCCGTTGGGCGGTTGAGTTGTCTGAGTTCGACGTACAGTATGAACCACAAGGGTCAATTAAAGGCCAGGTATATGTAGACTTTATGGTAGAGCTTTCATCCAAGGACTTTCAGCCCAATCCTAACAGTTTCCAATGGGTCCTCTCAGTTGATGGatcctccaaccaacaaggAAGTAGAGCTGGGGCCATTTTAGAAAGACCAAACGGGTTCTTAATCAAGCAAGACCTCAAGTTCACGTTTAAGGCGAGCAACAATCAAACTGAGTATGAAGCCTTGATAGCGGGAATGTTGTTGGCCAAGGAGTTGGGTGCTCAAAGCTTGTTGGTGAAAAATGACTCATTGCTCGTAACCGAACAAGTCACAGGTGAGTATCAGGTCGAGGACCCACAGCTAGCCTTATACCTCAAGTATGTAAGGATCTTAAGAGTAGCTTTCTCTACGTTCGATCATTTCCATGTTTCCAGATAG